TCGCCCAGCTCCCGACCGTCCTGGCGACGTTCATGCCCACGCCGGGCGGCGCCGGGCTGCTCGAGATCTTCACGGCCTCGCTGTTCCTCGCCGGCCCCGGCGGTGGACCAGGGGGGACCAACGACAGGTCGCCCGGCGGCACCGTCGCCGCGGCGATCCTCGGCTGGCGCCTGCTGACCTTCTACTCGCGCTTCGTCCTGGGCCCCATAGCGGGCGCCACCTTCGCGCGGCCCCCGGTCGAGCCGACGCGCGAGGCGGAGGCGGGCAGCTAGGTCGCGACCTGGCGGGGGCGGGCTAGCGGGCTCTCACCGCCGCCACGGCATCACGCGCCGCTCGATCGCCTGCAGCAGCGACGTCATGCCCACGCCGAGGGCCATGATCACGAGCAGGGCGGCGTACATCTTCGGGGTCGACAGCACCTGCCAGTGGTAGTACACGAGGTACCCGACGCCCGTCTGCGCGCGCACGAACTCGACGGCGACGATCACGATCAGCGCCGTGCCCAGCGCCAGGCGCAGGCCGTTGAACACGATCGGCAGCGCGCCGGGCAGGATCACGTGCCTGAACATCTGCCAGCGCCCGGCACCGAAGTTGCGCCCCGCCTGCACCAGCACGGGGTCGATGCCCTGCACGCCGGCCATCGTCGAGAGCGCCACGAGGAAGAAGGCCGAGATCGCGACGACCGTTACCTTCGGCCCCTCGCCGAACGGGTCGGCGAAGACGAGCATGAGGAGCGGGAACACGGCGATCTTCGGCAGGACGTAGACCGCCGACATCGTCGCGTCTAGCATCGCCCTCACGGTCCTGTTCAGGCCCATCACCATGCCGACGAGCACGCCGGGCGCGGCGCCCATCAGGAAGCCGAGCAGCACGCGCGCCAGCGTGGCCCACAGGTGGCTCTCGGCGAACGTCGCCGCGACGCCGGCCCAGCCCGACTCGGCGACGCGGGAGGGCAGCAGCCACGGGCGTCCGAGTAGAGAGTGCCCGCTGAAGCGGTCGACGTTCACGGTGAGGTCCCACAGCGCGCCGAGGATCGTGGTGGGCGGCGGGAACCAGCGGGAGTTGAGGATGCCGCCGCGCGACAGCCACTCCCAGGCGCACAGCAGGAGCAGCGGGAAGAGCCAGGCCAGCACGCCCTGGTAGCCGCGCTGCAGCCGGAACGGCAGGCGGCGCTCGAACGCCTCGGCGGCGAACACGAGCAGGGTGAACTCGGTGGCGAGCAGCGCCCACCACCAGTCGCCCCACAGATCCAGCGCGGTGCCGAGGAGCGCGACCAGCGCCATCGAGACGAGCGGCCAGGCCAGGTCCCCCACCGGCGCTTCCCGCCGGCCGCTAGGCGCGGCGGCGCGGGCCCGGGTGGCGCTCAACGCCGGCCCTCTCGCGAGCCCGAGACGGGGCGCGCCCGGGTGGCGCTCACTGGCGGACCACCGCACCCGACGCGCCGCGGCTCCGCGAGCCGCCGTACGCGAGCCCGGAGGGGCCCCTCACGCCTGCGCCTCCATCGCGCGCCTCACCTCGTCCTTGAGCTCGGCCCAGACCCCGCCGGTCAGCTCGGCGAAGCGGGGGCTCTGCGTGGTCGTGAGGTCGCGCGGCCGCGGCAGGTCGACGACGAACTCGGCCTTCTTCGTGCCGGGGTGGGCCGTCATCAGCACGACCCTGTCGCCGAGGAGCACGGCCTCCTCGATCGAGTGCGTCACGTACAGCACCGTCTTGTGCGTCTCCTCCCAGAGGCGCAGCAGCTCCTCCTGGAGCACCGCCCGCGTCTGGGCGTCGAGCGCGCCGAGGGGCTCGTCCATCAGCAGCACCTGCGGGTCGTTCGCCAGCGCCCTGGCGATCGACACGCGCTGCTTCATGCCGCCGGAGATCTGCGCCGGGTAGTAGTCGGCGAAGCGCTTGAGGCCGACCTTCGTGAGCCAGCGCTCCGCCACCTCGTACCGCTCGGCGCGTGGCACGCCCCGCATCTGGAGCCCGAAGGCGACGTTGTCGCGCACGGTCTTCCAGGGGAAGACCGCGTACTCCTGGAACACCACGTTGTTCAGGGGCCGGCTCGGCTCCGGACCCGGGACGATGTACGCCTCACCGCCCGAGAGCGAGTCGAGGCCGGCCAGGATGCGCAGGAACGTCGACTTGCCGCAGCCC
This genomic stretch from Trueperaceae bacterium harbors:
- a CDS encoding ABC transporter ATP-binding protein, with translation MEPKVVARAARKVYPSLAGDVPAIVDFDLEVREGEFVCLVGPSGCGKSTFLRILAGLDSLSGGEAYIVPGPEPSRPLNNVVFQEYAVFPWKTVRDNVAFGLQMRGVPRAERYEVAERWLTKVGLKRFADYYPAQISGGMKQRVSIARALANDPQVLLMDEPLGALDAQTRAVLQEELLRLWEETHKTVLYVTHSIEEAVLLGDRVVLMTAHPGTKKAEFVVDLPRPRDLTTTQSPRFAELTGGVWAELKDEVRRAMEAQA
- a CDS encoding ABC transporter permease gives rise to the protein MSATRARAAAPSGRREAPVGDLAWPLVSMALVALLGTALDLWGDWWWALLATEFTLLVFAAEAFERRLPFRLQRGYQGVLAWLFPLLLLCAWEWLSRGGILNSRWFPPPTTILGALWDLTVNVDRFSGHSLLGRPWLLPSRVAESGWAGVAATFAESHLWATLARVLLGFLMGAAPGVLVGMVMGLNRTVRAMLDATMSAVYVLPKIAVFPLLMLVFADPFGEGPKVTVVAISAFFLVALSTMAGVQGIDPVLVQAGRNFGAGRWQMFRHVILPGALPIVFNGLRLALGTALIVIVAVEFVRAQTGVGYLVYYHWQVLSTPKMYAALLVIMALGVGMTSLLQAIERRVMPWRR